The Solenopsis invicta isolate M01_SB chromosome 12, UNIL_Sinv_3.0, whole genome shotgun sequence genome window below encodes:
- the LOC105194617 gene encoding F-box/LRR-repeat protein 4 isoform X2, which translates to MRSLVFPFFLYCNDSPHTIVGKIPIGKGNVHFIQQFVKKVHSFSSQYGGNGSISYAASNIIGGPNIFPNYGDFVQAFAMRTYGPWWDKASSRSIDYMPQNNMGVVSQDYINIEFYEAVYPIRVSIYEVYNPGSVTRIWAQDSKNRWFLLWSGPPQIVSSKSRIFSPPLRQCDFKTKVLRLEFNHSLLDYYTALDAVILVGTSELILPKDQSYKQNLTNLLKSFNCNYPCDEDIHNLTPNYVLANMDIIKLMETLNECCIMYKSDIVTNFYESKLVSQLGPFYYYVPPLKEGSNNMQRFLSEELPKLMEDPKLSPDESKKSSRCSFSMFPDEIIIKILRNLDLASLCRVSRVNKHFYNLAQDPLLYTCLNLKPYWYIIDTKALHFLTFKCTYLRQLDLSWCDRFSVLDLEMFLDICGSLLTHLRLNCCSRIDDSIILKISRICKNLRELGLSNCDSIKDKGFSYLENLEFLEHLNLYRTHIKTQTLCKILRRNRQMRHLYIGSTDINLNVDEVAMELRNSCPDLESIDLWKTHGFTWQGIDALSECKNLREVDFGWCGNTTGHGDSFRKLLSSCQRLEKVYLASFKGLTERDLRALTLCKNLRQLDLLGSLSLTSDICCAFFTNCPKLEMIDLSFCDNISDYMIQRWQQKYIHVAIKRGKYIEQTS; encoded by the exons ATGAGATCCCTtgtttttcctttctttttatattgcaatgataGTCCACATACCATAGTTGGAAAAATACCTATAGGCAAGGGAAATGTTCACTTTATTCAACAATTTGTCAAGAAGGTTCATAGTTTTAGTTCTCAGTATGGTGGTAACGGCAGCATATCTTATGCTGCTTCCAACATAATTGGGGGACCTAACATATTTCCGAATTATGGAGATTTTGTACAGGCATTTGCCATG aGAACTTACGGACCATGGTGGGACAAAGCATCTTCAAGATCAATCGATTATATGCCACAGAATAATATGGGTGTTGTGAGTCAAGATTACATTA ATATCGAGTTTTACGAAGCGGTATATCCAATTAGAGTCTCTATATACGAAGTATATAATCCTGGTAGCGTAACTCGAATTTGGGCTCAAGATTCTAAAAATCGGTGGTTTCTGTTGTGGAGTGGACCGCCTCAGATTGTTTCTTCGAAATCACGGATCTTTTCTCCGCCTCTCCGACAGTGTgattttaaaactaaagtaCTTAGACTAGAATTTAACCACAGCCTATTGGACTATTACACAGCGCTAGATGCTGTGATACTTGTTGGTACATCAGAATTGATCCTTCCTAAAGATCAATCTTACAAACAGAATTTAACTAATTTGTTGAAAAGCTTTAATTGCAACTATCCTTGTGATGAAGACATTCATAATTTAACACCAAATTATGTACTTGCAAACATGGATATAATTAAGCTTATGGAGACATTAAATGAATGTTGCATTATGTATAAAAG TGATATAGTAACGAATTTTTATGAAAGCAAGCTAGTCTCTCAGCTAGGACCATTTTATTACTATGTACCACCTCTTAAAGAGGGATCTAATAATATGCAACGCTTTTTATCAGAAGAACTTCCAAAACTTATGGAAGATCCCAAACTTTCTCCAGATGAATCTAAGAAATCATCTCGTTGCAGTTTTTCAATGTTTCCT gatgaaataataataaaaatattaagaaatttagaCTTGGCATCATTATGCCGTGTAAGCAGAGTGAATaagcatttttataatttagcaCAGGACCCTCTGCTTTACACATGTCTAAACTTAAAGCCATATTGGTATATTATTGATACAAAAGCATTACATTTCTTGACgtttaaatgtacatatttgcGACAGTTGGATCTGTCATGGTGTGACAGATTTTCTGTTCTGGATCTCGAAATGTTTCTGGATATTTGTGGCAGTCTTTTAACGCACTTACGATTAAATTGCTGCTCACGTATTGACGATTCCATCATACTTAAAATTTcgagaatatgtaaaaatttgagag aaTTAGGTTTGAGTAATTGTGATTCCATAAAGGACAAGGGATTCTCGTATCTCGAAAATTTGGAGTTTCTGGAGCACTTAAATCTTTACAGGACTCATATAAAAACTCAAACTCTTTGTAAAATACTCCGAAGAAATCGACAGATGCGTCACTTATATATAGGAAGCACTGACATTAATCTGAACGTAGATGAAGTTGCAATGGAGTTAAGAAATTCCTGTCCTGATTTGGAAAGTATAGATTTATGGAAAACGCATGGTTTTACATGGCAAGGTATCGATGCCCTCTCTGAATGTAAGAATCTACGGGAAGTAGATTTTGGTTGGTG TGGCAATACAACTGGTCATGGTGACAGTTTTCGTAAATTGCTTTCCTCCTGTCAACGTTTGGAGAAAGTCTACTTAGCCTCTTTTAAAGGTCTCACTGAACGCGATTTGAGAGCACTGACTCTGTGCAAAAATTTACGACAGTTAGATTTGTTAGGCTCGCTATCCCTGACAAGTGATATATGttgtgcattttttacaaattgtccTAAACTGGAGATGATTGACCTCAGCTTCTGTGATAACATTTCCGATTACATGATTCAACGGTGGcagcaaaaatatatacatgtggCCATTAAAAGAGGAAAATACATAGAACAGACTTCGTGA
- the LOC105194617 gene encoding F-box/LRR-repeat protein 4 isoform X1: MRSLVFPFFLYCNDSPHTIVGKIPIGKGNVHFIQQFVKKVHSFSSQYGGNGSISYAASNIIGGPNIFPNYGDFVQAFAMRTYGPWWDKASSRSIDYMPQNNMGVVSQDYINIEFYEAVYPIRVSIYEVYNPGSVTRIWAQDSKNRWFLLWSGPPQIVSSKSRIFSPPLRQCDFKTKVLRLEFNHSLLDYYTALDAVILVGTSELILPKDQSYKQNLTNLLKSFNCNYPCDEDIHNLTPNYVLANMDIIKLMETLNECCIMYKSDIVTNFYESKLVSQLGPFYYYVPPLKEGSNNMQRFLSEELPKLMEDPKLSPDESKKSSRCSFSMFPDEIIIKILRNLDLASLCRVSRVNKHFYNLAQDPLLYTCLNLKPYWYIIDTKALHFLTFKCTYLRQLDLSWCDRFSVLDLEMFLDICGSLLTHLRLNCCSRIDDSIILKISRICKNLRELGLSNCDSIKDKGFSYLENLEFLEHLNLYRTHIKTQTLCKILRRNRQMRHLYIGSTDINLNVDEVAMELRNSCPDLESIDLWKTHGFTWQGIDALSECKNLREVDFGWWYVGNTTGHGDSFRKLLSSCQRLEKVYLASFKGLTERDLRALTLCKNLRQLDLLGSLSLTSDICCAFFTNCPKLEMIDLSFCDNISDYMIQRWQQKYIHVAIKRGKYIEQTS; encoded by the exons ATGAGATCCCTtgtttttcctttctttttatattgcaatgataGTCCACATACCATAGTTGGAAAAATACCTATAGGCAAGGGAAATGTTCACTTTATTCAACAATTTGTCAAGAAGGTTCATAGTTTTAGTTCTCAGTATGGTGGTAACGGCAGCATATCTTATGCTGCTTCCAACATAATTGGGGGACCTAACATATTTCCGAATTATGGAGATTTTGTACAGGCATTTGCCATG aGAACTTACGGACCATGGTGGGACAAAGCATCTTCAAGATCAATCGATTATATGCCACAGAATAATATGGGTGTTGTGAGTCAAGATTACATTA ATATCGAGTTTTACGAAGCGGTATATCCAATTAGAGTCTCTATATACGAAGTATATAATCCTGGTAGCGTAACTCGAATTTGGGCTCAAGATTCTAAAAATCGGTGGTTTCTGTTGTGGAGTGGACCGCCTCAGATTGTTTCTTCGAAATCACGGATCTTTTCTCCGCCTCTCCGACAGTGTgattttaaaactaaagtaCTTAGACTAGAATTTAACCACAGCCTATTGGACTATTACACAGCGCTAGATGCTGTGATACTTGTTGGTACATCAGAATTGATCCTTCCTAAAGATCAATCTTACAAACAGAATTTAACTAATTTGTTGAAAAGCTTTAATTGCAACTATCCTTGTGATGAAGACATTCATAATTTAACACCAAATTATGTACTTGCAAACATGGATATAATTAAGCTTATGGAGACATTAAATGAATGTTGCATTATGTATAAAAG TGATATAGTAACGAATTTTTATGAAAGCAAGCTAGTCTCTCAGCTAGGACCATTTTATTACTATGTACCACCTCTTAAAGAGGGATCTAATAATATGCAACGCTTTTTATCAGAAGAACTTCCAAAACTTATGGAAGATCCCAAACTTTCTCCAGATGAATCTAAGAAATCATCTCGTTGCAGTTTTTCAATGTTTCCT gatgaaataataataaaaatattaagaaatttagaCTTGGCATCATTATGCCGTGTAAGCAGAGTGAATaagcatttttataatttagcaCAGGACCCTCTGCTTTACACATGTCTAAACTTAAAGCCATATTGGTATATTATTGATACAAAAGCATTACATTTCTTGACgtttaaatgtacatatttgcGACAGTTGGATCTGTCATGGTGTGACAGATTTTCTGTTCTGGATCTCGAAATGTTTCTGGATATTTGTGGCAGTCTTTTAACGCACTTACGATTAAATTGCTGCTCACGTATTGACGATTCCATCATACTTAAAATTTcgagaatatgtaaaaatttgagag aaTTAGGTTTGAGTAATTGTGATTCCATAAAGGACAAGGGATTCTCGTATCTCGAAAATTTGGAGTTTCTGGAGCACTTAAATCTTTACAGGACTCATATAAAAACTCAAACTCTTTGTAAAATACTCCGAAGAAATCGACAGATGCGTCACTTATATATAGGAAGCACTGACATTAATCTGAACGTAGATGAAGTTGCAATGGAGTTAAGAAATTCCTGTCCTGATTTGGAAAGTATAGATTTATGGAAAACGCATGGTTTTACATGGCAAGGTATCGATGCCCTCTCTGAATGTAAGAATCTACGGGAAGTAGATTTTGGTTGGTGGTATGT TGGCAATACAACTGGTCATGGTGACAGTTTTCGTAAATTGCTTTCCTCCTGTCAACGTTTGGAGAAAGTCTACTTAGCCTCTTTTAAAGGTCTCACTGAACGCGATTTGAGAGCACTGACTCTGTGCAAAAATTTACGACAGTTAGATTTGTTAGGCTCGCTATCCCTGACAAGTGATATATGttgtgcattttttacaaattgtccTAAACTGGAGATGATTGACCTCAGCTTCTGTGATAACATTTCCGATTACATGATTCAACGGTGGcagcaaaaatatatacatgtggCCATTAAAAGAGGAAAATACATAGAACAGACTTCGTGA
- the LOC105194618 gene encoding elongin-B: MDVFLMIRRKKSTIFTDAKDDTTVLELKKMIEGILKIPPVNQQLFNKDNLLMSDNKTLQDYGLTSSTAKAQCPALVGLAVRQPDGQFEPLEMTPFSLPPDLPDVMKSQENNGQEQSP; this comes from the exons ATG gatgtatttttaatgatcaGGCGAAAAAAATCAACGATATTTACCGACGCGAAGGATGATACCACGGTGCTCGAGTTGAAGAAGATGATTGAAG GTATATTGAAAATCCCACCTGTAAATCAACAGCTGTTTAACAAGGACAATCTTCTCATGTCGGACAACAAAACTTTACAAGATTATGGACTGACATCGTCAACTGCGAAAGCACAATGTCCTGCATTAGTTGGTTTAGCCGTGCGCCAACCTGATGGCCAGTTTGAACCTCTCGAAATGACACCGTTCTCACTACCGCCGGATCTCCCTGACGTTATGAAGTCCCAGGAAAACAATGGCCAAGAGCAGTCTCCTTGA